One genomic segment of Hordeum vulgare subsp. vulgare chromosome 2H, MorexV3_pseudomolecules_assembly, whole genome shotgun sequence includes these proteins:
- the LOC123426664 gene encoding ABC transporter B family member 29, chloroplastic, with the protein MAMAMANPAPPPTFSSQSRAFVPSISLRSSRAISQPRALALTATTACSIRLRVRATKDDCSAPPYPLSEVLPYVAAEWRAIAKGWACAAAAVYCLSRTVPAAGRLPRALAAGAGGGVSAEVSRGVVALAALASARAAAAYVQQALLWEAALRAVARLRGRAFERLLARDLAFFDGREGMAPGDIAHRITDEADDVADAVYSVLNTIVPTSLQLIAMGTQMVAINPQLSLVAAMVIPCMSIVIAKLGERLRQISKQAHLSLAMLAAYLNDVLPSMLTVKVNNGEHKEMLRFHELAFLDLKNNLGKKKMKALIPQAVRTTYIAGLVVLCAGSVAVSGTTFDPEGFLSFLTALALFVEPIQDFGKAYNEYKQGEPALERIFDLTRFIPEVRDKPSAVHLNSVKGDIKFHDVTFRYVAGMPPIVDGVNLHIRAGETIAIVGPSGGGKTTLAKLLLRLYHPQSGYIALDNHDIQDIQLQCLRTHIAFVSQDPMLFSGTIAENIAYGDPAGDINMRKVENAAKIANADEFIKILPEGYDSYVGQRGSSLSGGQKQRLSIARAIYQNSSILVLDEATSALDSRSELLLKEALMNLMAKHTVVIIAHRLEMILMADRIVLLEGGEVQTITRSAFLSRDGRFGSPPDVLSRELGEA; encoded by the exons ATGGCCATGGCGATGGcgaaccctgcacctcctccAACCTTCTCCTCGCAATCCCGAGCATTCGTCCCAAGCATCTCACTGCGAAGCAGCAGAGCTATATCGCAACCCCGAGCCCTAGCTCTAACCGCAACGACCGCGTGCTCCATCCGCCTCCGCGTGCGGGCCACCAAAGACGACTGCTCGGCCCCGCCGTATCCGCTCTCTGAGGTTCTCCCCTACGTCGCCGCGGAGTGGCGGGCCATCGCGAAGGGGTGGgcgtgcgccgccgccgccgtgtacTGCCTCTCGCGCACGGTGCCCGCCGCGGGGCGCCTTCCTCGCGCTCTGGCCGCCGGCGCGGGCGGGGGCGTGTCGGCGGAGGTTTCGAGAGGCGTCGTCGCGCTCGCGGCTCTCGCCTCCGCGCGCGCGGCCGCGGCGTACGTGCAGCAGGCGTTGCTCTGGGAGGCGGCGCTGCGGGCGGTGGCGCGCCTGCGGGGGCGCGCCTTCGAGCGTTTGCTCGCGCGTGACCTCGCGTTTTTCGATGGCAGAGAAGGGATGGCCCCAGGAGACATCGCGCACCGGATCACGGATGAGGCGGACGACGTTGCGGACGCTGTGTACTCTGTTCTCAAT ACAATTGTGCCGACAAGCTTGCAGTTGATAGCAATGGGTACTCAAATGGTGGCAATAAATCCTCAGCTCTCATTAGTTGCAGCAATG GTAATTCCATGCATGTCCATAGTCATTGCAAAGCTTGGTGAAAGACTCCGTCAAATATCCAAGCAGGCGCATCTTAGCCTCGCCATGCTTGCAGCCTATCTCAATGAT GTACTTCCATCGATGCTCACTGTGAAGGTAAATAATGGGGAGCACAAAGAGATGTTACGATTCCATGAGTTGGCTTTTCTTGATCTGAAGAATAATTTGGGTAAGAAGAAGATGAAAGCTCTCATACCTCAAGCTGTTCGTACTACATACATTGCAGGCCTGGTAGTGCTTTGTGCTGGTTCAGTAGCAGTTTCTGGAACCACATTTGATCCCGAGGGGTTTCTTTCTTTCCTAACAGCACTTGCTCTTTTTGTTGAGCCTATTCAG GATTTTGGCAAGGCATATAATGAATATAAGCAAGGAGAACCAGCATTAGAACGCATATTTGATCTAACAAGGTTCATCCCTGAG GTGAGGGATAAACCAAGTGCAGTTCATTTAAATTCTGTTAAGGGAGATATTAAGTTCCATGATGTTACATTTAGATATGTTGCCGGTATGCCACCAATAGTAGATGGTGTGAATCTTCATATCAGAGCAGGAGAAACTATTGCTATTGTCGGACCATCTGGTGGAGGGAAAACCACTCTTGCCAAATTACTCCTCCGGCTTTATCATCCACAAAGTG GATATATAGCTCTGGACAACCATGACATTCAAGACATTCAGCTACAGTGCTTGAGAACACATATTGCGTTTGTTTCACAGGATCCG ATGTTATTTTCCGGTACAATTGCTGAAAATATTGCGTATGGTGACCCTGCGGGAGATATTAATATGAGAAAAGTTGAGAATGCTGCTAAGATTGCCAATGCCGATGAGTTCATTAAGATATTGCCAGAGGGATATGACTCGTATGTCGGACAGAGAGGTTCTAGCTTAAGTGGAGggcaaaaacaaag GTTATCTATCGCGAGGGCAATCTACCAGAACTCTTCCATACTGGTACTGGATGAAGCAACGTCTGCTTTAGATAGCAGGTCTGAGCTGCTACTCAAAGAAGCACTGATGAATCTGATGGCAAAGCACACG GTTGTCATCATTGCTCATCGGCTGGAAATGATCCTGATGGCTGATAGAATTGTTTTACTAGAGGGCGGTGAAGTGCAAACGATCACAAGGTCGGCTTTCTTGTCTCGAGATGGCCGCTTCGGTTCACCACCAGATGTCCTGAGTCGAGAACTAGGAGAGGCTTGA
- the LOC123430257 gene encoding uncharacterized protein LOC123430257 has translation MAPPPLHLPPYLAPTWSSGRPRPAPSSRPPSQLHPFSDLLTEALGAESLDPDDVAMDGVAAVEGPDQPCKSQQHHLDGADEEGDRGFVMPRRTTRSGRAFPPPISVIGKGGRPWLTLRAHREDGRLVLREMRLPSQELLQSCKEDGRFKLFMHPEAGGRCVAGAAGSRATTAVPQD, from the coding sequence ATGGCGCCTCCACCGCTCCACCTCCCGCCCTACTTAGCCCCTACGTGGTCCTCCGGGCGCCCCCGTCCCGCGCCATCGTCGAGGCCACCGTCACAGCTCCACCCCTTCTCCGACCTCCTCACCGAGGCGCTCGGGGCCGAGAGCTTAGACCCCGACGACGTCGCCATGGATGGCGTCGCCGCGGTCGAAGGCCCGGACCAGCCTTGCAAGAGCCAGCAGCACCACCTCGACGGCGCCGACGAGGAAGGCGACCGAGGGTTCGTGATGCCGAGGCGGACGACGAGGAGCGGGAGGGCGTTCCCGCCGCCGATATCGGTGATCGGCAAGGGCGGGCGGCCGTGGCTGACCCTCCGGGCGCACCGGGAGGACGGCCGGCTCGTGCTGCGGGAGATGCGGCTGCCGTCGCAGGAGCTGCTCCAGTCGTGCAAGGAGGACGGGAGGTTCAAGCTCTTCATGCACCCGGAGGCCGGTGGCCGATGCGTCGCCGGCGCCGCGGGATCACGCGCAACGACGGCCGTGCCGCAGGACTAG